The following are from one region of the Corylus avellana chromosome ca1, CavTom2PMs-1.0 genome:
- the LOC132167614 gene encoding SPX domain-containing protein 3, whose protein sequence is MKFGKRLKQQIQESQPGWRDKFLSYKELKKLVRLTSAAPMSLNGSLEYGKAEEEFVYLLNSEIEKFNAFFMEQEEDFVIQHKELQHRIKRVIDTWGPNGSRPSEADYKEEMAKIRKDIVDFHGEMVLLVNYSNVNYTGVAKILKKYDKQTGGLLRLPFIQKVLQQPFYTTDLISKLVKECESTIDAVYPAEQEERTREVREAITVAEEGIFRNTIAALQSMQEIRRGSSTYGHFSLPPLNLPDSELIQSFQLNSPIPIV, encoded by the exons ATGAAGTTCGGGAAGCGTTTGAAGCAACAAATCCAGGAGTCCCAGCCGGGTTGGCGGGACAAGTTTTTGTCGTACAAGGAGCTGAAGAAGCTTGTGCGGTTGACCTCAGCCGCTCCAATGTCGTTGAATGGGTCGCTCGAGTATGGCAAGGCGGAGGAGGAGTTTGTCTACTTGCTGAACAGTGAGATCGAGAAGTTCAATGCCTTCTTTATGGAGCAAGAGGAGGATTTCGTTATCCAGCATAAG GAGTTACAACATAGGATCAAGAGGGTAATTGACACGTGGGGGCCCAACGGGAGTCGGCCTTCCGAGGCAGATTATAAGGAGGAGATGGCAAAAATCAGAAAAGACATTGTTGATTTTCATGGTGAAATGGTGCTTTTAGTAAATTACAGCAATGTCAATTACACAG GGGTGGCCAAGATCTTGAAGAAGTATGATAAGCAAACAGGTGGGCTTCTGCGCTTGCCATTCATTCAGAAGGTGTTGCAGCAGCCATTTTACACAACCGATCTTATCTCAAAGCTTGTGAAGGAATGTGAAAGCACCATTGATGCAGTATACCCAGCTGAGCAAGAAGAGAGAACCAGAGAAGTAAGGGAAGCCATAACAGTTGCAGAAGAAGGCATTTTCAGGAACACTATTGCAGCCTTGCAGAGCATGCAAGAGATTAGAAGAGGAAGCTCCACTTATGGCCACTTTTCTCTGCCTCCTCTGAACCTGCCAGATTCTGAGCTCATTCAATCATTCCAACTCAACTCCCCTATACCCATTGTCTAA